From Natronocella acetinitrilica:
GGTGCAACAGCTCCGGTGGATCGGGTGGTGGCGGAGGCGGCGGCTCGGACCCCGACCCGACGATACTCAACGTCATCATTGATGCCGGCGGAGAGGTCGACCCGTCGAGCCAGGCGGTCGCCAGCGGTGAGCAGGGCAGCTTCACCATTGCCACCGACGTCAGCTTCGTCATCGCCAGCATCGACTCCCAATGCGGCGGCGCGCTCTCCGGCGACACCTACACCACCGACCCGCTGGAGGCCGACTGCACTGTCACCATCGCACTGGAGCGTCTCCTCGACCCACCAGCGGCGCTGGGCGGCGAAGGGCTCGACGGCAGCATCGCGCTGCAATGGGACAGCGTGGACAACGCCGACGGCTACAGCGTCTATTTCGCCGCCAGCCCCGATGTCTTCCCCGGCATGGGCAACGTAGAACAGCAGGGTGTCTCCGGAACCAGCACCCTCGTCGACGGGCTCGACAATGGCACGGCCTATTACTTCATCGTCATCGCCACCAATACCGACGGAGCGGAAAGCGAACCCAGTGCGGAACTCTCCCGCACTCCCTTCCCCACGGCGGAGATCGCGGTCAACGACACCGGCATGCAGGATTGCTCCGACGGCAGTACCACACTGCAATCGTGCCCCTTGTCATCCCATCCCAATCAGGATGCCGAATCCGGCCGGGACGCGCTGGCCGCGGACGGCACGCTTGAAAAATTCGGCGGCGGCGCCGCCGGCTTCGACTTCGTGAAGCTCGGCGCCAACGGGGCCGTGCTGGAGGACCAGTCGGCGACCGATTTTGCCTGCGTGCGGGATAACGTGACCGGCCTCTACTGGGAGAACAAGCTGTCCAACGGCGGGCTGCACGAGGCGAACGCCACCTATACCTGGTACGACCCCGATCCAGCCACCAATGGCGGCGTCGCCGGTACGCAGGACGGCGGCAACTGCAATGCCGGGCCCTGCGACACCCAGGGCTTCATCAATTCGGTGAATGCGGCCGATCTCTGCGGCTTCGACGACTGGCGACTGCCCACCGTGCTGGAATTGCAGTCCATCGTGCACTACGGGCGCACCACCGCTCCGGCGATTGACCTCGACTACTTCCCGCTGGTGGCCACCAACGACAGCGCAAGCCAGTACTGGACGGCGACGACCTTCGCGGGAAACACCCAACTGGCCCGCTGGGTACGGTTTTCCACGGGTCATTTCTTCGACAGTGGCGGGTCAACGAAGGCATCCGCTCTACGCGTGCGACTCGTTCGGGCCAGCACTGTGACGACCCCCTGACTGGAAAACCCGGAGACTGGAACAATGAACAAGACGACCCTTCGGACGAGTACCCTGTTCGCCCTGCTCGTCGGTGGCACCTTTGCCGGACACGCGACGGCCAATCAGGTCTGCCTCGAGAGTATCGCCGAAACGACACCGGAGAGCGCCTTCACGGTGCACGGTGATGGCACTGTCACACAGAACGAGGCTGGCCTGATGTGGCGGCAGTGCAGCCTGGGACAGACATTCAGCAACGACAGCTGCACCGGCAGCCCAACGGCCATCAACTGGCAGGATGCCCTGAATGCCGCGGACCAAAGCAGCTTCGCCGACCACGACGACTGGCGCGTACCAAACCTCAAGGAGCTGTCAGGTATCATCGAGTTCCGTTGTCGGGAACCCGCAATCAATCTGGAGATTTTCCCCAACACCCCGCCCAGTGGCAGCCCTGATTACTGGACCTCCACCCCCTTGTCGGTCTTTTCAAGCTCGATCTGGCGCGTGCTGTTTCGTGACGGAGCCATTTCCACAGGCTCTTCCACGACCGCCTCCGGACGGGCGGTCCGGCTTGTCAGGGATGTTGACGACTGATGGCTGACAAGTGGAGGCCCTGCGAGGCGCAGCCATGGCTCTGGCCGACCTCCATCAGTCGATAAACCAGTGTACCTTCCTGAAAAGGGCGTTTATCCTTCCACTCGCGACCTGACGCCTGGTACCAGACCTATCCCAGTGGCGAAGCAGGCCTTCGGCGACGCTTGGTGGGCCTCTCCGGCACTCGATCCAGCCAAACACAGGGGGTGGAGTCATTACTGACGCACTCAGACCAACCCATTGGAATATCAAGGGGATCACCGCCGCCCTGGCCGTGATCGGTTTGTGGGCGATGAGCCTGGGGGTGCTCCTGACCGCCGACCAGGCCCTGGTGTGGTGGGCTCCGCTGGCCGTGCTCATGCAGACCTTCCTGTATACGGGCCTGTTCATTACCGCCCACGACGCGATGCACGGGACGGTCGCGCCGGCCTTCCCACGGTTAAACCGGTTCATCGGCGCCACCTGCGTGCGGCTCTACGCTCTCTTCTCGTTTCAGCGGCTCCAGCAAGCACACTGGGCCCATCACCAGCACCCGGCCACCACAAAAGACCCCGACTTTCACGACGGTGAACACGACGGGCTTGTCCGCTGGTATCTCCACTTCATGATCGGTTACGTCTCGCCACTCCAGATCGTGGGAATGGCCGCTATCTTCAACGTGTTTCTCTTCGCGGCTGGCGTTCCGGTGGCCAACCTGATCCTCTTCTGGATCTTGCCGTCCCTATTAAGCACCCTTCAGCTATTTTATTTCGGCACCGTCCTGCCCCATCGCGAGCCTCGGAACGGCTACAACGACAGCCACCGGGCGCGGAGTAACGACTTCTCTCCCCTGGTCTCATTTCTGACCTGTTACCACTTTGGCTACCACTGGGAGCATCATGAACGCCCGGACCTCCCCTGGTGGCGACTCCCCCATTTTCGGCGCCGAACCACAGGGTGTTTCGAAGTCACGCAATGAGACCGATTGACGGGCCCGCGCGGTGAGGCCTGATGCCCATGATCGGACAGGACTGGAAAACCGCCTGCCGGTGACGGAACAAGCCTGAACCATGGTCGATCAGTCGAACAGGCACTGGTTTACCGGCGAAGCCAGGAGTTCGATGGCCTCTGCGTCATAGCTCTGCGCCACGTCATCGATGGTGACCACGAAGCTCTCGTCGCCCATTAACTGCACGCTGCCCTCCACGGCCCGCTCCGGATCCTCGTCGTCGGGGGAAGCGATGGTCAGCGCGCCGCCGGTGATGCCACCGCCACCGTCGGGTATTGCGGTCTCGATGGGCTCATCCACGGTCAGGGCGAAACGCCCGGCGACCGGGCAGCTCGGCCCCTCGCCGCCGGCCTGCAGATCAATGGCAATCTCCATGTTCCCGCCTCGCAGCAGTTGCACCCCCGGCTGCAGGATGATATCGAAATCACTACCGACGGTGCCGGTGACGGCCAGATAGGCAGCGATGCTGGTGTCGTCGTCCTGTTCACGGAGAAAAAGAAGGCTGTATTGACCCCGCCGGAACCGGAAACCGTTGCGGACCGCCGCCCGCACATCCCCCAGAATTCGATAGTCCAACGACTCGTCCGGGAGCCCGTTCACGAGGCGCCATGGGCTCTCCGGCGCCACACCGACCTGCACGCGAAACACCGACTCAAGCATCGGTTCGTTCACCGCCAGCCTTGTCGTGACGGCGATCTGGCCGTTGATTAATTGCGATGTGGCGGAGACCTCGTCCTCGATGGGGATTAAGTCATCCTCGTCGAACTCCTCCAGCAACCCATTCACCTGCTGTGATGCAGTCGCGGCTTCATTGGACTGCTGCACGCTGCATTGATCGAACACGAAGGTGACGGTTTGCAGGTCCAACTCCCCAAACCAGGTCGGATCCCGCTCCACGTCCATCTCCGACGTCAATTCCAGTTGCGATTCCTCCTCGCAGGCCAGCTCATCACTGAGGAACGGGTGCAGGAACTCTCCCGGGAGTAGTGCGGGCAACTCCAGGAAAAGCCCCAGTTCCCGCGCCAGCAGCCAGCGTTTTGCCACCTCGTCGTGGGAGGAAAGATCGGCCGGCGTGCGGGCGGCGGCGGCCAGCCGCTCCTCCAGCGGCTCCAACTCTGCGGTCTCAGCACCACCACCGCCGCCACCAGAGGACCCACCGCCCAAACAGCCCGCCAGCAGCAGCGCCGGAACGGCAACGGAAAGCGACCGCAACGGGTTCGATCGATGGGTCACTGTCATGTCAGCCTCCCTGCCTGCCTCAGGGGCAGGATGCATTGTCGAAGGTGCGATAGGTGCGGGCTCCGTCAATGTAAAGCCCGTTCTGGTACTGCAGCAGGTGCTGGCTCACGCTTCCGTCCTGCCAGCGCAGTTCGATGCCGATCAGATGACCCTGCTCGATGACCTGCCAGGTGCCGGCCTGGGCATCGCCGCCGCCACCGTAGGCACTCACGCCACCACCGCCGCCGCCGAAACTGCTGGCATCGCTGTAGAAGAACCGGCCATCGGAGCAGACGTCCATGGTGCGGCGGCTGGTGCCACCCATGTAGATACCGCCACTGTCGGAGGAGTAGCGGTCAAGCTGCTGCAGGCGTGTGCCCTGCAGGAACTGCACCCATTCCATCGCCTGGGGCGACAGCGATGCCTGATCCGCCTGTGCCACCGGCGCCTGCCCGACGAGCACCAAGCCAAGCGCCCCAAGAGCAATCGCCACCAGCGACCTCGCGCCTGTCATGCCGTCCATTGCCCTGCCCCCCCCCCACGATGCATCTTTCAAGAATAGGCGCCCGTGGCGGAAAGGCCATCCCCAGAACAGGGGAGTTCTTGCCACTTTTCCGCGACTTGGCCACCCCGTGTTTTACTCAACGCCGGTTTCCGGAGAAACTGAGGACTTCCGGTATGGGATGCAGGCGAATCCGCACCACCGGGGCGAACCAGAATGAAGACAGGACGAATGCCAGGGGTGGGGCATGGATGTTCATCGCCGACCGGCTGAGCGGCGGGCCGAGGCGAGGATTCAGCAACTCTGCTGTCTCGGTTTTTCAGAGCAAGTGGTGATTCCCTTGCTGCTGAGGGAAATCCACGGCCTGATTCCCTCCCACTGGAATCTCTTCTTCTGGTTCGACATCCAGGGCAACATCACCAACCTCTACAACGAGTACCCGCCCGCCATGGATGTGGCGGCGCTCTACCTCAACGAATTCCACAACGCTAAGGAACTGGAAGTCTTCCGCGGCTGGTCCCACGTCTGCCGCCATAGCCGCGATGTCAGCGAGTTTGATCGCTACTTCAATGTCCCGCGCCGCGAATTTCTCCGTCACGCCTTCTATCAGGAAGTGCTGAAACCGGCCCACATGCACTGGATGCTCCAGGGCGTGGTGCGCGACGGCGACCGGCCACTGGGAATGATCGGCCTGACGCGCTCCCCGGCAGACCCCTTGTTCGCGAAACGGGACTCGCGACTGCTACAGCGGGTCAACCCCTTCGTCGCCCACGCCATGATGAATGCCGGGCGCGAGGTGAGAGAGGACTGGGTGGACAGCGACGACGAAGGCCTGGTGATCTGCGATGAACGGGGCGCGATCCGCTACATGTCGGATCAGGCGCGGCTGCTATTGGTGCTCGCCCAGCGGGAGCGGTTCAGGCCCCGCCAGTCCCGACTGGATGTGACCGGGCGACTGGACCGCACGCTGCAGCGCCTGACCCATGCGCTGATCGGTGTCCGCGACCACCATCCGAACGCGAGACCGCCATCCATGCTCCGGGAGAATGCCTGGGGCCGCTTCCGCTTCACCGCGGGCTGGCTGAACGCCACCCGCGACGATAGCGGGCTGGTCGGCATAACGGTGCGCCGGCAGGAGCCCGTGCCGTTGAAGCTCATGCGCAAGGTTGAAACCCTGGCGTTGCCCCGAAGACAGGCCCAGGTCTGCCTGTGGATGGCCTGCGGGCACTCCTATGCCAGCATTGCTGACAGGCTTGGCGTCAGTGAAAGTACGGTAATCTCCCACGGGCGGGCGGTCTATAACCGTCTGGACGCCCACAACCGCAGCGAATTGATCAGCC
This genomic window contains:
- a CDS encoding DUF1566 domain-containing protein — translated: MKRPGWIVAWASVLAGCVLLWGCNSSGGSGGGGGGGSDPDPTILNVIIDAGGEVDPSSQAVASGEQGSFTIATDVSFVIASIDSQCGGALSGDTYTTDPLEADCTVTIALERLLDPPAALGGEGLDGSIALQWDSVDNADGYSVYFAASPDVFPGMGNVEQQGVSGTSTLVDGLDNGTAYYFIVIATNTDGAESEPSAELSRTPFPTAEIAVNDTGMQDCSDGSTTLQSCPLSSHPNQDAESGRDALAADGTLEKFGGGAAGFDFVKLGANGAVLEDQSATDFACVRDNVTGLYWENKLSNGGLHEANATYTWYDPDPATNGGVAGTQDGGNCNAGPCDTQGFINSVNAADLCGFDDWRLPTVLELQSIVHYGRTTAPAIDLDYFPLVATNDSASQYWTATTFAGNTQLARWVRFSTGHFFDSGGSTKASALRVRLVRASTVTTP
- a CDS encoding DUF1566 domain-containing protein, which produces MNKTTLRTSTLFALLVGGTFAGHATANQVCLESIAETTPESAFTVHGDGTVTQNEAGLMWRQCSLGQTFSNDSCTGSPTAINWQDALNAADQSSFADHDDWRVPNLKELSGIIEFRCREPAINLEIFPNTPPSGSPDYWTSTPLSVFSSSIWRVLFRDGAISTGSSTTASGRAVRLVRDVDD
- a CDS encoding fatty acid desaturase, yielding MIGLWAMSLGVLLTADQALVWWAPLAVLMQTFLYTGLFITAHDAMHGTVAPAFPRLNRFIGATCVRLYALFSFQRLQQAHWAHHQHPATTKDPDFHDGEHDGLVRWYLHFMIGYVSPLQIVGMAAIFNVFLFAAGVPVANLILFWILPSLLSTLQLFYFGTVLPHREPRNGYNDSHRARSNDFSPLVSFLTCYHFGYHWEHHERPDLPWWRLPHFRRRTTGCFEVTQ
- a CDS encoding helix-turn-helix transcriptional regulator; its protein translation is MDVHRRPAERRAEARIQQLCCLGFSEQVVIPLLLREIHGLIPSHWNLFFWFDIQGNITNLYNEYPPAMDVAALYLNEFHNAKELEVFRGWSHVCRHSRDVSEFDRYFNVPRREFLRHAFYQEVLKPAHMHWMLQGVVRDGDRPLGMIGLTRSPADPLFAKRDSRLLQRVNPFVAHAMMNAGREVREDWVDSDDEGLVICDERGAIRYMSDQARLLLVLAQRERFRPRQSRLDVTGRLDRTLQRLTHALIGVRDHHPNARPPSMLRENAWGRFRFTAGWLNATRDDSGLVGITVRRQEPVPLKLMRKVETLALPRRQAQVCLWMACGHSYASIADRLGVSESTVISHGRAVYNRLDAHNRSELISRLLAVTEP